The Lysobacter panacisoli genome includes a window with the following:
- a CDS encoding TraB/GumN family protein, with protein sequence MRSGFVVMLSVVLYIAPHAVRAQQAALPPIRDMETLVVSGVQPGPGMWKVHRGEHTLWVLGTVSPLPKRIEWESRDVEKVIEQAQEVIEPPGVRIDADIGFFGRLALAPKAFGARKNPDGQTLQQIVPPDLYARWLALKLRYIGNDRDVEYYRPIFAAMTLYQEAIEDIGLRQGGVVWPVVERMAKRHDVPRTSTMVTVMIEDPKVALNEFRASRLEDLDCFSKTMQRLESDLDTMRDRANAWAIGDLEALKALPYTDQNEACLRAAAQAGVLRKRTGDIEAQVAERWLEAAETALAKNRVTFAAMPMRELIKPDGYIAKLRAKGYVVEEPQPAVAP encoded by the coding sequence ATGCGTTCCGGATTCGTCGTCATGCTGTCCGTGGTTCTTTACATCGCGCCGCACGCCGTGCGTGCGCAGCAGGCGGCCTTGCCGCCCATCCGCGACATGGAAACGCTGGTCGTCAGTGGCGTGCAGCCCGGGCCCGGCATGTGGAAAGTGCACCGCGGCGAGCACACGCTGTGGGTGCTCGGTACGGTGTCGCCGTTGCCCAAGCGCATCGAGTGGGAATCGCGCGACGTCGAGAAAGTGATCGAGCAGGCACAGGAGGTGATCGAGCCTCCGGGCGTGCGCATCGACGCGGACATCGGCTTCTTCGGCCGGCTCGCGCTGGCGCCGAAGGCGTTCGGCGCGCGCAAGAATCCCGACGGCCAGACGCTGCAGCAGATCGTGCCGCCCGATCTCTACGCGCGCTGGCTGGCGCTCAAGCTGCGCTACATCGGCAACGATCGCGACGTGGAGTACTACCGTCCGATCTTCGCGGCGATGACGCTGTACCAGGAGGCCATCGAGGACATCGGCCTGCGCCAGGGCGGCGTGGTGTGGCCGGTGGTCGAACGCATGGCCAAGCGCCATGACGTGCCGCGCACGTCGACGATGGTCACCGTGATGATCGAGGATCCGAAGGTCGCGCTGAACGAGTTCCGCGCGAGCCGGCTCGAAGACCTCGACTGCTTTTCCAAGACGATGCAGCGGCTGGAGTCGGATCTGGACACCATGCGCGATCGCGCCAACGCGTGGGCGATCGGCGATCTCGAAGCCTTGAAGGCGTTGCCCTACACCGACCAGAACGAAGCCTGCCTGCGCGCGGCGGCGCAGGCCGGCGTGCTGCGCAAGCGCACGGGGGACATCGAAGCGCAGGTCGCGGAGCGCTGGCTGGAGGCGGCGGAGACGGCGCTCGCGAAGAATCGCGTGACGTTCGCGGCGATGCCGATGCGCGAGTTGATCAAGCCCGACGGCTACATCGCCAAGCTGCGCGCGAAGGGCTACGTGGTCGAGGAACCGCAGCCCGCGGTCGCGCCGTAG
- a CDS encoding DUF1254 domain-containing protein — protein MQARVQCNRDPHLLAFLLVLASAMTGCQKATPDAAAPPVTPPASTPAADDARAIAKEAYIYGFPMVDSYRIQYSYFVDAKNPEYKGVWNEIHNTARVYTPQDKAIQTPNSDTPYSQLGADLRAEPLVLSVPAVEKGRYYSAQFIDMYTHNFAYVGSRATGNEAANFLLAGPDWKGEKPQGIKDVIRSETQLVFVLFRTQLFNAADIVNVKKIQAGYKVQPLSKFLGTPAPPAAPPIDFIAPLTPEQQKTSPEFFRVLNFLLQFCPTDPSETELMARFAKIGVGAGKPFDVASLPPDQRKAIEDGMADAWKAFAEHKATAIDTGKESSADAFGTRQYLQNNYLRRMTGAVLGIYGNSKEEAVYPVYFTDSTGAKLDGTTGRYTLRFAPGQLPPANAFWSVTMYELPASLLSANALNRYLINSPMLPNLKKDPDGGITLYLQHESPGKDKEANWLPAPKGPFFAAMRIYWPKPEAIDGQWKAPPLQRADAAAP, from the coding sequence ATGCAAGCACGCGTGCAGTGCAACCGCGATCCACACCTCCTCGCCTTCCTGCTCGTTCTGGCGAGTGCGATGACCGGATGCCAGAAGGCCACGCCCGATGCCGCCGCTCCGCCGGTCACGCCGCCTGCATCGACACCGGCCGCCGACGATGCCCGGGCGATCGCCAAAGAGGCGTACATCTACGGCTTCCCGATGGTCGACAGCTATCGCATCCAGTACTCGTACTTCGTCGACGCGAAGAATCCCGAGTACAAGGGTGTGTGGAACGAAATCCACAACACCGCGCGCGTCTACACGCCGCAGGACAAGGCGATCCAGACGCCCAATTCCGATACGCCGTACTCGCAGCTCGGTGCGGACCTGCGCGCCGAACCGCTGGTGCTCTCGGTGCCAGCCGTCGAGAAGGGACGCTACTACTCGGCTCAGTTCATCGACATGTACACGCACAACTTCGCCTACGTCGGCAGCCGCGCGACTGGCAACGAGGCCGCCAACTTCCTGCTTGCCGGGCCCGACTGGAAGGGTGAGAAGCCGCAGGGCATCAAGGATGTGATCCGTTCGGAAACGCAACTGGTGTTCGTGCTGTTCCGTACCCAGCTGTTCAACGCCGCCGACATCGTCAACGTGAAGAAGATCCAGGCCGGCTACAAGGTGCAGCCGCTGTCGAAGTTCCTCGGCACGCCGGCGCCGCCGGCCGCGCCGCCCATAGACTTCATCGCGCCGCTGACGCCTGAACAGCAGAAGACCTCGCCGGAGTTCTTCCGCGTCCTCAACTTCCTGCTGCAGTTCTGCCCCACCGATCCCAGCGAGACGGAGCTGATGGCGCGGTTCGCGAAGATCGGCGTCGGCGCGGGCAAGCCGTTCGATGTCGCGTCGCTGCCACCCGACCAGCGCAAGGCCATCGAGGACGGCATGGCCGACGCCTGGAAAGCTTTCGCCGAGCACAAGGCGACGGCGATCGATACCGGCAAGGAGAGCAGCGCCGATGCCTTCGGCACGCGCCAGTACCTGCAGAACAACTACCTGCGGCGCATGACCGGCGCGGTACTCGGCATCTATGGCAACTCGAAGGAAGAAGCGGTCTATCCGGTGTACTTCACCGATTCGACGGGCGCGAAGCTGGATGGAACGACGGGCCGATACACGCTGCGTTTCGCGCCTGGCCAACTGCCTCCGGCGAACGCGTTCTGGTCGGTCACGATGTACGAACTGCCAGCCAGCCTGCTCAGCGCGAACGCGTTGAATCGCTATCTGATCAATTCGCCGATGCTGCCGAATCTGAAGAAGGATCCCGACGGCGGGATCACGCTCTACCTGCAGCACGAATCGCCCGGCAAGGACAAGGAAGCCAACTGGCTTCCCGCGCCGAAAGGCCCGTTCTTCGCGGCCATGCGCATCTACTGGCCGAAGCCGGAAGCGATCGACGGACAATGGAAGGCGCCGCCGCTGCAGCGCGCGGATGCGGCTGCTCCTTAA
- a CDS encoding cupin domain-containing protein codes for MDSVERLIASLQLSPHPEGGHYRRIFESDVQVQGNGIARPALTAIHYLLARGERSRSHRVDADEAWHWQDGGALALQEFDAETGALSSVTLDGAARGGVAMHVVRAGRWQSARPLDDWTLVACTVSPGFVWEGFELLAGDSEVARALLSRGGAVD; via the coding sequence ATGGACTCCGTCGAACGGCTCATCGCTTCGTTGCAGTTGTCGCCGCATCCCGAAGGCGGGCATTACCGCCGCATCTTTGAATCGGATGTGCAGGTGCAGGGAAACGGCATCGCGCGCCCCGCGCTCACCGCCATCCACTACCTGCTTGCGCGCGGCGAACGCAGCCGCTCGCATCGCGTGGATGCGGACGAAGCGTGGCACTGGCAGGACGGCGGCGCGCTGGCGCTGCAGGAATTCGACGCGGAGACCGGCGCGCTTTCGTCGGTGACGCTGGATGGTGCCGCGCGCGGTGGCGTCGCGATGCACGTGGTGCGCGCCGGCCGCTGGCAATCCGCACGACCGCTTGACGACTGGACACTGGTCGCGTGCACGGTGTCGCCGGGGTTCGTCTGGGAAGGCTTCGAACTCCTGGCAGGGGACAGCGAGGTGGCGCGGGCGCTACTTTCCCGTGGCGGTGCCGTGGACTGA